From Halichoerus grypus chromosome 6, mHalGry1.hap1.1, whole genome shotgun sequence, one genomic window encodes:
- the LOC118546243 gene encoding lysozyme C, milk isozyme-like: MRSILIITLLSCFCAAYEAKIFSKCELAHKLKTKGLDGYHGYSLANWVCMAQYESNFNTQSVNRKNANGSTDYGLFQLNSQWWCTNSKQPSANACSTTCSKFLDDNIDDDIVCAKRVVRDPKGMSAWRAWVKHCKGKDLSKYLAGCNL, encoded by the exons ATGAGGTCTATTCTGATCATCACCCTCCTCAGCTGCTTCTGTGCAGCATATGAGGCCAAAATCTTCTCCAAGTGTGAGCTGGCCCACAAACTGAAGACCAAGGGACTGGACGGCTACCATGGCTACAGCCTGGCAAACT GGGTCTGCATGGCTCAGTATGAGAGTAACTTCAACACCCAGTCCGTTAATAGGAAAAACGCCAATGGCAGTACTGACTATGGGCTCTTCCAGCTGAACAGCCAGTGGTGGTGCACAAACAGCAAGCAGCCCTCAGCAAATGCCTGCAGCACAACGTGCAGCA AGTTTCTGGATGACAACATCGATGATGACATCGTGTGTGCCAAGAGGGTTGTGAGAGATCCTAAGGGGATGTCCGCCTG GCGGGCCTGGGTAAAACACTGCAAGGGCAAGGATTTGTCCAAATACCTGGCTGGCTGTAACCTGTGA